aaattatattttaacatattaaataacaaaaaataacagaaattaaaatacacaataaaaatataatttaccaATTTACATAAATTAGATGatctaaataatttataattacgAACTATTCTTTAAATTaggtacaaaaataatttttttttttactgccTATTTTTCCACCCTTTCACCTTGTGAGGTAGCAAGACCCTTCCTCTCTGATATGAGTTCACAACCCTCCTTCCCCTAATGCTTTTCTTCCCTCTCACTAACACACTTTCTTTCTATATTGCAGTTGGAGAAGAAGACTCTTTATATAGAGCAATGAAGAGGCCACGCTTGCTGTTTACAGGGGTTAGACCTGTTCCCTGCGTGGCAGCAGCTACAGCACGTCCTCTCGTGGTGCAGGAACATCGGGACTCCACGATGCCAGCTCCACCACGCCCCTGCGTGGTGCCAGAAACGTGCATGCTCACCGCGTCACCACACCCCTGCGTGGTGCTAACACGCTACTCAGTAGCAGGGTCACCACGCTCCTGCGCGTTGACCGGAAGCTCCACCGCCCGGTAAATCACCCCACCCTCCAATATCCTCCCAAGATACTAACTTCTTTcccataacaaaaataattttggtttgAACAAGATTGGGCCTtcaattttgaataaattaaattctatataccaataaaaaaccaaaattcGGCTAAAATtccaataacaaaagaaaaaagaaacagtCTAGCGATACCATTTTCCTTGAGctgagtatttttttttttttgtagataaataaatatctcATAATTTATTGGACAACAGTTTTTAGTCAAGGCCTGGAGCCGAAAACTGGACCAGACCCATGAAAACAACCTGAACCGGCGCCTAAGACACATTAAACACTTAAAcagttgaattttattttttcttcttataaaAAAGCTTAACATGAGATCAGGCTGAATCTCAAAGCTCCAACAGTAGATCAGTGGGCTTTCATTTTCATATGGGCCTCATTTTGGGCTGTTAGTGGCAGTCTGGTAATTCTGGCAACAACCCAAGGTTATTTTAACAACCGtacataaaccctaaacgccATATATAACGCTCTCCCAAAATTTTCCACCTTTATCTCTCACTCAGCGCAAAAAACTTAGGGTTTTCCAAAGACAGATAACACAAGCAACGCCTTCAGCAGTGTGAGAGAATAGAGAGAGAGGAAGCAATGGCGGCGCAGCCTCTCGAGCAGGTCCAATGCTTCGGTCGCAAGAAAACGGCGGTTGCGGTTACCTACTGCAAGCGCGGCCGCGGGCTCATCAAGATCAATGGCTGCCCAATCGAGGTTGTTGAGCCTGAGATCCTACGGTTCAAGGCCTTCGAGCCGATTCTTCTGTTAGGGCGGAGCCGCTTCGCCGGCGTCGACATGCGCATCCGCGTCAAGGGCGGTGGACACACTTCTCAGATCTACGCCATAAGGCAGAGCATAGCGAAGGCGCTGGTTGCGTTCTACCAGAAGTACGTTGATGAACAGAGCAAGAAGGAGATCAAGGACATTCTCGTCAGGTACGATAGGACCTTACTTGTTGCTGATCCAAGGCGCTGTGAGCCTAAGAAGTTCGGTGGTCGTGGCGCTCGCGCGAGGTTCCAGAAATCTTACCGTTAGGGAGAGAAAAGGAGGGGTTTTTTGGGGTATGGGGTTTCGGTTCATGTTTTATGCTGTGGAAAACTCTTATTGAGCAGTAGTTATATTAAGTCTTGGAGATTTTATTGCGTTTTGATTGTTATgtgatgctttttttttttttacagatatttaattttaatcgaAGAACTTCATTGATTATTAGATATGAATTATGCAAAACTCTTCATTCATTTAAGTGTTTtggtttttaaatttgatttaatttagttttctagtTACTGTTTTACTGGTAGCTGTAGTGATGACTGAATAACAATAATGTCAAGCTGGGGAGAACGCTTTTAATCACCTGCTATCAAAAGTTTTCAATATGAAGCATTTTTCATATGAAATATAGTTGGGATTATTAAGTCCCCCGTGTGTGTGGTTATGACTATTAGCTACATTGGtacatttttttttgctatttcaTTGTAAAATTTAGAATATGTGCTCTTCCTTAAAAAGTACGGCCTTTAAATTCAGAGCATCTCTCGTTTTGAGGGTAATGCTATCAGAATGGTGGAACGAAGAAGGGCCGAGAAGGACACTACAAAATAGTGGGTCTCCAATGAATGCCCCAAATACATTCGTCTCTCTTGCAACTGTAGGGTGTAAAAGTATTTAACGCCACAATAAGTTTGAATTAGTGTTGTTTACTACAAAAATCTACGGGCAAAAGATGTGTTCAGATATTAGTGTGGGATCCATGGCATGGCAAACCTAATGCTTTTGATGCTTATATTGTGATAAACTATATAAAACTCGGAGTGTTATTGTGGACAAAATGATTGTGATTGAAAACACAGATGTAAGCAGAATCCGTTCCATTTTTAAGTTtgttacggtaggtaaccggagattagtaCAACGGATGGCGTTTGGCAGCCCAAGTGTGCGATGGATGAGAACTCCGGAAAGGTCcgcaactcgggaggctccgtccgacttgtgctcgcgtatgaatggggggtggtacctgcaaagacactccgatgcctaagttagcaagggtgtaagcaggtctagagagtattgggcttttTTATACCTGAAGGGGTGTCAGGGTATTTATAGAGgcgagccaataaccaccgttggtgtagtgccatatctttagggtggtaaccgtccctattatcttggggaggttaagatatgacTTTATGAgacggttagagagattttaggggcggttactcatttgaatgagtgtttatctgccagctaatctcgcatccgacctcttctgaccaagtcgtggttgataccgacttcttatgtgaaggccggtacttagctaggctctaatcctttagattaggccttttagttggacctgggcctttatattgggccagggtatgaacaccaaTATTATACGATGTGGTCCAATGTATTTTAAAGGTTAATTTTAAAACCAACTATACAAAGTAGAATAtacattttcaaaaaagaaatgaTACTTGCATCTTTTCacatgtttttttcttttacaatttaaaaaatattatcttctTTTACCTTTTATTAATCACTTCTAATATCAAAAGtgaaatatatacaaaataaatatatacaaaaataatgcATATAATATTCTCCTCGTCAAAACAAACTAAGAAAACAACAACTCCAAAACTTAAATATTAGAGTTCATTACTATTTCAGAGTTCAGTTGAAAATCCAAAGGCTGAACGCATGTTTCAGAAAAAATAACACCAACTTCAAGTTATATTTACATAAACCTAGCCAAAATCATTTTGCTCCACAAGATGTCATTCGTGGCAATAAGCTACATTAATTTGCACATCAAGGTAAAATGGCTATTGCAAGCTTTGTTCCTTTAAGAATAAGAGTAGAACATAATCATCATCGTACTTCGTGTCAACATACCATCCATCTGTCATTTAATgatagaatataataatagcTATGTCCAAGAGATATCTTTCCAAGAATTGTAGGAATAATCTTTTATATTTGACAAGCTCATAGGCACAAAACTGCAGGACATGCAAGGCATCTAATCCTACTTCCCCCCTTCaaccaaaaaattataataattctcATACAGCTTTAAGATTGGGATGGGAAAcgcataaaaaagaaataagaaagaaagaaaaaaaagcggataaaaaaagaaagaaaaaacaaaacaatttaACAGCACATCTTGTGACTTTTGTGCTAAAATTGGAACTCACATTCTATTCCTGAGAATCAGAAGCAGCTTCTTTCAAACATGACCTCATAATCTTTGCAAGCTTTGCACAAGCGTCGAGGCAAAGTTGCATTCCCTGCACGCGAGAAACTAGAATGTCACTGATAGTTTGTTCTGTtgcaattaataattatgttaataTAAGTTTCTCCCACTAGAGCCTAAACAAAACAGCAATGCATCAATCCTCTGAACAGGAAACCTAGGCATTTGCTAAGTATTGTTCTTCAGAACAATAACATAAATAGGCATACCTCGTTAATCTTTGGGGTGGACCATTCCCCAGTAACTGTAAGTTGAGTAATTTCATAGCGAGAAGGCATGCACGTAATCATCAAGCTTCCATCTTGGGaattttcctcctcaaaaatAGGATCAATGACAAGATTCTTACTGAGACAGGACTGCAatcattgaaaaaaataaagaaacgtGTGATTTTGGGGCTAATCAAAACTAAGTAAAGATTGCAGAAGATCAAGTTCGATagtaaatcaaaatttcaagaCAAAGTTTATAATAGACACAGCTTAACCACCAATGAAGCAGGTATAAACGCATTCAGAAGACTGCAAATGTGAGAAAGATTCATACCACAGAAACTGATGCAACGAGATCATACATCATTATTCCAGCATCAGCCAGGGCAAGGCTAGCACATGATATGACAACTGGGAGATCACcttcataaataataataatattgatgaTTCAAAATCGGCAAACAGAACATATTTTGTCCAATCATCTCAATTAAATTACATCTCTGATGTCTTCAAAGTTTAAAATAGGATCATTCATCACAATTTCTTATCATACAAATCAAAGATTTGTGCTTATGAAAGCTGCATCCCAAGAGAACAAGAACCTGAGTACAATAACAGATTGACCCAGTAAATAACTAAATACTAACATTTTATGTGTCCACAAGTAAATGGTAAATTGTATAAAACACAAGACATGGTAACCATATGCACACAGCAGTCTTAATTGAAGAAAACTTGCACTACATTAATCACTATGGAAGACAGTATAGTAGGCATATGCCATCAATTCCCATATCTACTTGAGTAATTAAGGCCTCACACAGAAGAGCTTCTGATTGAAAAAAGTGGTTCAACTATAAGAAATGACATCTTTTCCCACACAAGTCACAAGGTGTCTCCACACTTAAGTGTGGGGCTAAGCTAATCCTTCTTAGGCATCTGACATATTTTGGCCTCTGGTAGTGAAATTCAAACCTTGGTTCTGAAAGAACAATTAACGTAACTTCATTTTTATATTGCTTTTAGGTAACTTATTCAGAAAATCATCATCCTTAATTTCTAACCATTGAACACAACATCTCTTATCAAGCAAACAGAAATACATTATGAAATGAAAGCTTACCGCCGCCAGATTCCAACACCAAAGCAAAAACATCCACAGTGGTCTTGGGGAAAGATTCTAATATTATTGCACCCTCCAAAGCTTTATGAAGCATTGCAGTGTATTCTTTGTGATCTGAACCCTAACTTTGTGAGATTTAAGATATTAAATGCTTAATAGCAATATATGCAACAAAGGGAAAAACAAAttcctataatttttttaaaatacctgTCCACGAACTGGACTTGCAAACGTTGTATAGCTAACATTGCAATTTAAACGCCCTATATCACTGTACATCATTGCCTTCTTGCTCTCTCTAGGCCCGAATCTGAAGAGCAAAATGCAAATAATAAATCCATGTTACATGAAGGAACAAACAAGAGCTGCGGAAAAACACACCACAGCCAGCTGATTTAGTAATTAACACAATCCAATTAAGAGAATTACTCACACAGCTACAATGACCTTGGTATTTCCAAATTCTGCATAGGCTGATCCTGATGCAGCATTCACAGCACCAGTCCTGAAAACTGCAACATGCAAGCATTTTCCCATTAGGGGGAATCAGCTACATTAATCATCCGATGCCCGTTAAACAATGCTTCAAATGAGATATCgaaaagatgaaaaccaagcAAAAGATTCTGAAGAGACATACattatcaaatttcaaatttccaAAAACTCAGAAGTCTACATTGGCAGTTAAGTAGTTTACCATAAGCTCAAGTGAGTGCAtctcatatatttatttacaaatTGTTTCTGCTCCACTACCAGCACACACCATTCTTTATGATAATGTAATGTTCACTTTAATCATACCATGATCAACACTTCAATTATTCAACATAACACACAATACAATATAATACAATACAATACACCTTACAATTCAGCATGTATCCATTGTAAAGGAATATCATTAAACATTTTCAGTTACACCTaatgaagaaaaacaaaagattaTTACCGAAACATGTTCTCAAAGACTAAGGTTTggattgaaataataataataataattaaaaaaataaacggaAATGGAAGGTGGCAGGGGTTACAAGCAGGTCTGCACTGGTGGAAGCCGCGGCCATCAGGTCGGACCCAGTCTTCTTGGAAAAGGGaagttttcttcttctgagtAGTCGGAGACGGCGAGTACGTCGCCGGAGCGCTTCCGGCTTTGCCGGCCATTGTCTCCAAACGGCGGTGACCAGTGCAGTGAAAAGTCAGAACACAAAAACACGCACACAAACTGTGTgttgttttgtttctttttcccttttgccTTTTCCGTTTCTTTTTtcacaaaattgaaaaaaggtaaaaaaatcaGCCAACAGAGGGAAGAGGAGCGCGACAGAGCAGATGCGCTCCGACGAGAAGCAAACGAACGACAGCGATACCGATGGTAGGGGTGGGAGCTTGGTAGCGACGTGAGGGTTCTCTGACAACACCGGCGTCGACGGGACCCTATGGCCGACGTGAGCAGTTCGGTGATGGAGAAGGTGGGGGTGAATGGCTGCTGCTACTGCTAGGGCTACTAGTCTTCTCAGTTCTCTCAGGTGAGAGTGGATtactaaaattctttttttttttaattataaaacgCCGTCGTTTTTGGAGCACCCATCGGACCGGTTTTAAGAATTATGACAAAAAGCAAAAATGAGTCAAATGACTATTTTAAGTATTAAATTCAACTTCGAAcccataaatattttttagttttttttaatgaataatgtaGCAATATGTATTCATTGTATTCTCATAATATAGTCTTTAGAcgaatgatatatatatatattgttacgatgggtaaccggagattaatggaCTGGACTGTATTGGCTGGCCCGATCGTCAGCGGATGGTAGCCTCAGAGCAGGTTTGTGCGCTGGAACCTCCTTCCGACTTGTATACgtgagtgaatggggggtggtacctgcaaagacactccgatgcctaagttagcaagagtgtgaacaggtttagaatgtattggtcttagagatacctgaagagtgtcagtgtatttatagtggtgagccaataaccaccgctgAAGTAGTGCCACCCTTTTAGGgtgataaccgtccctttatcttagggaggttaagatatggctcctggaagtggttagagagattttaggggcagttacttatttgaattgATGTTGATCTGCCAACTATTCTCCgtcccgacttctttagagcaaATCGTAGTCAAGACCGATTTCTCAGTACGAAGGTCGGTGCTCAGCAAGGTTCAATCCTTTGGACTAGGCCTTtcgtttggacctgggcctttattattgggtcagggtatgaacagtgcccttaCTCGAGCCCAAGATCTCTTTAAGACTTGGGTTCGAGTATTTTACTCGGGTTCGTAGCCGACTTTCTTAGAGGAGACGGGGTTTttaaaccgacgtgatttttgCGACCTTTTGTTCTTGACAGTTACGTCTATTCAAGCGTCGCGTCCGTTAGGGATGCGCCTAGGGATTGATggctttggtaacggtgcacTCTTATTAATGACTGCCCcgtttttaccattatgcccctagagtacttataaatacttttccctctatttcattattttctttctgcgatttttctaatttttctctTCGTTCGTTCTTCATTCGTTCGTGCTACACTTCTGCGTCTCGAAGCTTTTACTTCCTGCAACCCTCATCTTCAGATAAAGGTcagtttctttttctctttcatatttttcgTATGCCTTTATTTTGTAGATAAGTAGGTTTGTAGACTTCTGCTTGGTTCCTCTTTCTCCCCTCTAGAGaccttgttttttattttttcttttctttttccctttgtaGGTTTCCTCGTCTtctttaagaaaagaaaaatggcctCCGTAGATTGGGTTGACGTTACTGTCCTAGGGGAGGAGCCGTTGGTTGATGTCGAGTTTATTATCCATCTTCGTACTCACCACTGGCTCTGTACCTCGGATGAGGACGAGCCTAAGTATGAATTGCTTATCCCGAGTCCAGAGGACCGAGTTTGCCATGGGAGGGCCAACGGAACGGCCCCTCATTTCTTTTTTATGTATGAATGCATGATCACCCATTTGGGCATTTTTCTACctttttcagattttgagatgTCTGTTTTGCGACACTGTCGGGTTGCCCCtacccagcttcaccccaactcttggggttttttgaaaatttatcaatttattagcCATGCTTTGGAGTTCCCGACCTCTCTAAAAATCTTTTTCCATCTTTTCCATATGACCAAGCCCTTCAGTGGGCTAAACAATAAACAACAATGGGTTTCCTTCCGAGCCATACGAGGTTGGAGAATcttcaccctttttgacgaatccttccacgactttaaaaattattttttcaaagtgcaagttgtagagggtcaccacccctttttcctggatgaTAATTCTTCTCCTCGCTTTTCTTTATACTGGCTGGAGGCCTCCCCTTGTGAGAAATATGGTCTGGATGACCTGGATGAAGTAGAGGCTGCCATTGtggggttcctccgagaagtgtgggggagggccccatattTGGACACTAAAAAGTTTCTCCAAGGGTCTCCGACCTTTATCCAAGCACAGCTAGGTAGCTTTCGTTTGTTTGTTAGATTCCTGACTCGTTAACTGAACTTTCCGACTTGTTTAATTCATTAgctattgttttatttttcagaaaTGGCGAAGGCGAATGCTCAGgaatcttaccagagagtccagGAGGCCAAAGCAAAAAGTCTCACGCCAGGACTGGTGGTATCCGGgttatctctcctcctcctcctcctcggaACGTTGGGACTCTCTCCAAGCCCATTGTGGTTTCTTCTTCAGCTTCCTCTCAACCGCCCCCCGTCGTCCGACCCTCCCCTGAGccagaaaaaaaagaagggcAAGACcttagagtctggctcttctggtgaggttaaggcggatgctcttgcattcgtccgaaagaacatctacCCCCATGCTCGTATAAGCATGGATGATGTGTCTGTTCGGAGCCACCTTACCACTATGGTTGAGGAGAGTCTCAAGGCGGCGGGGGTTTGCAGCAAACTCTTGGATATCTTTGAGAATGCTCCTCTCAGCTCTTTAGGGATGACCTCGAGGGTCGAGGAGCTGGAAGGAAGGCTTCGCTCATACCAAGAGCAGgagagggagttgaaggaggaagTCGCCAAGctgaaggaggagagagatgCCCTCCGGGAGAAGGGGAAGGTTTTACAAGCCCAATGCAACATGGAGATGGATTTGAGGAAAGCAGCGCAGGCCAGCTATCAAAGTTTATTCAAtgatcttgtgtctgtgaagaaTGATCTGCTGAATTCTCGGAAGGCATATGatgagttggaggactctattgctgatggcgccgaggagtcttggaggaTCTTCCTGGAGcaagtcagagttattgctcccaacttggatctttctcctttacatcctgaCAAAGTTGTTATTGACGGCGCCATAGTTGATCCCCCTGTCCCTGTGATCGTTTCTGAATCAGAGTTGAAGACTCGAGGGCAGAGGATCATTGAGTCTCCTCCTCGTGGAAAGGATGTTCCGAGTTCTTCAGCAGTTCCTCCTatttcctcttcatctcctatGGATGCCTCTCTTCACGGTCCTGGTGGCGCTCCTCCTGACTCCGGTGGTGGTGATCTGTCTACTCCTCTTCCTAAAAAATGATTTGTGGGCTATTtgggggcccggcctgtgggtcccccATTTTTAAACTCTTTTATTTGCTTTGGTTGGTGGTATTTGTTGAACAATTTCTTTTGGCCTTTCAAGGctgtaaacaaaaatatttaaaaatgccCTTTTTTAATAAGGGTtttaaatgaacaaaataaatacccttttttggataagggtttaagttaccttatgcgtgtatgcttttctgattttgatttttcgaAGTCTCCTTGATATTTTTCTGAAAACCTTTCCCTTTGGCTTGTCTGTTTTTCTGAGCCTTTTTGTTTAAGGACTTTAGGACAGCCTTTAAACTTTTTCCTAggtttttcaatctctttttgttattccttatactcaactttgctttATTAAGTtcttatgacttaggttatttttgcgatgcgtttttcTTCTACTCGGTTCTTCACTCCGATTTACGGGTCGAAGTGTTTCCGAGTTTCTCTACTCGGGTTTTCATTTCGACTTATGAGTCGGGTTGTTTCCGAGTTTTTTACAATCAActtatataacctctttacaccgacttgtacctcgtcgttttatcctgacgaccatctagatcggttcatgggattttcacgttttgtcgagcttaagtcggcgcgtttcgtagaaagacttagaaaatagaaaggagtttataagagatattgtaaatgaaaaaaagatctttattgaTTGGGGAGGTTccttcttgctactaagggtttttaatagcctattttcccttagcctctactatgatgcctcgttaaaaaccctcctccagaaaaaaccctttgattttgggaaaaaatcatgaaattgggAAAAGAGTatatcagggagtagagttcgcttttagctgtagtaccttttcatattacaagcatgccacgaccttgggaACTCAGTGCCGTTCAGGTCGGTCACTCtgtaataaccttttcctaagaccTCATTGACTTTGTATAGTCCCTTCCAATTTAcggcgagctttccttccccTGATTTGTtaactccaatgtcgtttctgatcaaGACCAAGTCACTTGGGGTGAATgctcttcgaatgacttttttgttgtatcttgtagtcatcctttgcttcaacgccgcttctcttatctgggcttcttctcggacttctgggagtaagtcgagctcctctttgtgcccctgtatATTTCCGATCTCGTCGtggagaattacccttgggctttgttcattgatttctattggtatCATGGAGAATCACTCTTGGGCTTTGTTCGTTGACTTCtattggtatcatggcttcCACGCCATAAactagtcggaagggtgtttctccaG
The genomic region above belongs to Arachis duranensis cultivar V14167 chromosome 3, aradu.V14167.gnm2.J7QH, whole genome shotgun sequence and contains:
- the LOC107478277 gene encoding 40S ribosomal protein S16-like — translated: MAAQPLEQVQCFGRKKTAVAVTYCKRGRGLIKINGCPIEVVEPEILRFKAFEPILLLGRSRFAGVDMRIRVKGGGHTSQIYAIRQSIAKALVAFYQKYVDEQSKKEIKDILVRYDRTLLVADPRRCEPKKFGGRGARARFQKSYR
- the LOC107478276 gene encoding exosome complex component RRP41-like isoform X1, with the translated sequence MAGKAGSAPATYSPSPTTQKKKTSLFQEDWVRPDGRGFHQCRPAFFRTGAVNAASGSAYAEFGNTKVIVAVFGPRESKKAMMYSDIGRLNCNVSYTTFASPVRGQGSDHKEYTAMLHKALEGAIILESFPKTTVDVFALVLESGGGDLPVVISCASLALADAGIMMYDLVASVSVSCLSKNLVIDPIFEEENSQDGSLMITCMPSRYEITQLTVTGEWSTPKINEGMQLCLDACAKLAKIMRSCLKEAASDSQE
- the LOC107478276 gene encoding exosome complex component RRP41-like isoform X3, with the translated sequence MAGKAGSAPATYSPSPTTQKKKTSLFQEDWVRPDGRGFHQCRPAFFRTGAVNAASGSAYAEFGNTKVIVAVFGPRESKKAMMYSDIGRLNCNVSYTTFASPVRGQGSDHKEYTAMLHKALEGAIILESFPKTTVDVFALVLESGGGDLPVVISCASLALADAGIMMYDLVASVSVSCLSKNLVIDPIFEEENSQDGSLMITCMPSRYEITQLTVTGEWSTPKINEGMQLCLDACAKLAKIMRSCLKEAASDSQE
- the LOC107478276 gene encoding exosome complex component RRP41-like isoform X2, yielding MAGKAGSAPATYSPSPTTQKKKTSLFQEDWVRPDGRGFHQCRPAFFRTGAVNAASGSAYAEFGNTKVIVAVFGPRESKKAMMYSDIGRLNCNVSYTTFASPVRGQGSDHKEYTAMLHKALEGAIILESFPKTTVDVFALVLESGGGDLPVVISCASLALADAGIMMYDLVASVSVSCLSKNLVIDPIFEEENSQDGSLMITCMPSRYEITQLTVTGEWSTPKINEGMQLCLDACAKLAKIMRSCLKEAASDSQE
- the LOC107478276 gene encoding exosome complex component RRP41-like isoform X4; protein product: MAGKAGSAPATYSPSPTTQKKKTSLFQEDWVRPDGRGFHQCRPAFFRTGAVNAASGSAYAEFGNTKVIVAVFGPRESKKAMMYSDIGRLNCNVSYTTFASPVRGQGSDHKEYTAMLHKALEGAIILESFPKTTVDVFALVLESGGGDLPVVISCASLALADAGIMMYDLVASVSVSCLSKNLVIDPIFEEENSQDGSLMITCMPSRYEITQLTVTGEWSTPKINEGMQLCLDACAKLAKIMRSCLKEAASDSQE